In one window of Mytilus trossulus isolate FHL-02 chromosome 7, PNRI_Mtr1.1.1.hap1, whole genome shotgun sequence DNA:
- the LOC134724607 gene encoding uncharacterized protein LOC134724607 isoform X2: MTHSSDWNKGANINKLPPFPSSEDEGLLFPSGGVNQASQQEIPVKLDVTTDSITCITTSVGRESSENVTEVNVSVRRGDKSGAIRKQKKDNAYTCGQQVKGRRCKKENSYQNSGSNTNHFEIEEAKNAYDKKNNAACEKKKYEYSCVRVERDSSLKKQNNSDSVKDCTFLSQKLENIESDSKYHSFDETYDSDGKIDIEAVLKWESNTLNQRKRKTDKVLDSPNWRTIDRIKYFEKELSHAKRENNTLDRKYSPKDVLFTQNRFTFDNKEPVMKKQSDNFLNQTHCLEEYIPDSPNGITKDMHKPLIKQLTTLNERNNISDQGNSPTDFPPSSPNSHTKDRTRNVNKESAMSNKENYALDRNNDQIDHIPGSPIGYRGDRKRQLTASSAENNTFNRNLSLVEFLPNSPDRIKIDGAIYKTRSNE; encoded by the coding sequence ATGACACATTCAAGCGATTGGAATAAAGGTGCAAACATAAACAAACTTCCCCCATTCCCATCTTCTGAAGACGAAGGACTACTTTTTCCGTCTGGTGGTGTTAACCAAGCATCTCAACAAGAAATACCTGTCAAGTTGGACGTCACCACTGATAGTATTACGTGCATCACGACGTCAGTTGGAAGAGAAAGCTCAGAAAACGTAACAGAGGTCAACGTATCGGTAAGGAGAGGAGACAAATCTGGAGCAATaaggaaacaaaagaaagaCAATGCTTATACCTGCGGTCAACAAGTGAAAGGTAGGAggtgtaaaaaagaaaattcatatCAGAACAGCGGTAGTAATACAAATCATTTTGAGATTGAGGAAGCGAAAAATGCATACGACAAAAAGAACAATGCAGCGTGTGAGAAGAAGAAATATGAATATTCTTGTGTGAGAGTGGAGAGAGATTCTTCGTTAAAGAAACAGAATAACAGTGATTCGGTAAAAGATTGTACATTCCTTTCTCAGAAATTGGAAAACATTGAAAGTGACAGCAAATATCATTCATTCGACGAAACATATGACTCTGACGGTAAAATAGACATAGAAGCTGTTCTTAAATGGGAAAGCAATACTCTGAATCAGCgcaaaagaaaaacagacaaggTTTTAGACTCTCCAAATTGGCGAACAATTGACCGAATAAAGTATTTCGAGAAAGAACTGTCACATGCAAAAAGAGAGAATAATACTTTAGATCGAAAATACAGTCCAAAAGATGTCCTGTTCACTCAAAATCGCTTTACGTTTGACAATAAGGAACCCGTGATGAAAAAGCAATCTGACAATTTCTTGAATCAAACCCATTGTTTGGAAGAATACATACCAGATTCTCCAAACGGCATCACGAAGGACATGCACAAACCTCTGATTAAGCAATTGACAACTTTGAATGAAAGGAACAACATTTCTGACCAGGGTAATAGCCCAACCGATTTTCCCCCAAGTTCCCCAAACAGCCATACTAAAGATAGAACGAGAAATGTTAATAAAGAATCGGCAATGTCAAATAAGGAGAACTACGCCTTGGATAGGAACAATGATCAAATCGATCATATTCCGGGTTCTCCAATCGGCTACAGAGGGGACCGCAAAAGACAATTGACAGCTTCAAGTGCGGAAAACAACACGTTCAATCGGAACCTTAGTCTTGTAGAGTTTCTCCCAAACTCTCCCGACAGAATTAAAATAGATGGTGCAATCTATAAAACGAGGAGCAATGAATGA